The following are encoded in a window of Primulina eburnea isolate SZY01 chromosome 4, ASM2296580v1, whole genome shotgun sequence genomic DNA:
- the LOC140830260 gene encoding uncharacterized protein, producing the protein MVTTRKTTGNHSGPHNPEGGQENPSPSHLPEELAQLKAAAVQKALAERALPEPSQSKENEAMGESPPEKERDREENSQAFSKAPTHTMAQELEDLKKKVKELEAKAGSSHISTPAGSQGCPFSLEIVSEPLPAHFKATKIREYDGNLDPDEHLTRFENMAMLHCYSDKIKCKVFLTTLVDSAQRRFEKLEPRSIQSFAGFRDTFLHHFSSSKRYKKTAFSLFEVKQSGDESLRAYIRRFNKASLEVPACSPGTKTTAFTQGLREGDFFRSLVKKQPGNFEDLLSRAKKYINMEEAQRQKRESTRRERSDRVGKVDDNARGNNLGRFSRYAPMKPHRGEGVHLCDGDRGVKLYRSPPSLPHTPKMCSYHGKCAHSTSECRRLKRAPSQSGPGDQEQLTKKSRGPPWVKREAGYRPGDRGPVRQERKDNAGQTSQSQGNKDGGRSPTLGVIKMISGGSTDGDSNRARKAHSRHESFGVDDAVRGEGAVISFGPRDLQGVSLPHNDALVIQAKVANYDIRRVFVDSGSSVNIIFQEALDQLNLEDYQLRPVETALFGFSGHTVYPRGEITLPLTMGAEELRKTMMTLFTVVNAPTSYNIILGRPAMNALRAVASTYHQKLKFPVGNRIGEVRGTSHPPASAMQKLSRSKIKEPDEMEKAGGQGRRKCILSNRCTWWKVMSRRK; encoded by the coding sequence atggttaCCACTCGTAAAACTACTGGGAACCACTCTGGTCCTCACAATCCTGAAGGAGGTCAAGAAAATCCCTCGCCCAGTCACCTCCCAGAGGAGTTGGCTCAGTTGAAAGCTGCTGCGGTCCAAAAAGCCCTCGCCGAAAGGGCCCTACCTGAACCCAGCCAGTCAAAGGAAAATGAGGCAATGGGAGAATCTCCTCCCGAAAAAGAGAGAGACAGAGAAGAAAATTCCCAGGCGTTTTCCAAAGCTCCTACCCATACTATGGCCCAGGAGCTGGAAGATTTGAAGAAGAAAGTGAAAGAGTTGGAAGCCAAAGCCGGGTCATCTCATATTTCAACCCCGGCTGGTTCCCAGGGATGCCCCTTCTCCCTGGAGATTGTAAGTGAGCCTCTCCCTGCTCATTTCAAAGCTACCAAAATCCGGGAGTATGATGGAAACTTAGACCCTGATGAGCATCTCACCCGGTTTGAGAATATGGCCATGTTACATTGTtattctgacaaaatcaagtGCAAGGTATTCCTCACCACCCTGGTGGACTCTGCCCAGAGGAGGTTCGAGAAATTGGAGCCCCGGAGCATACAATCTTTTGCAGGTTTCAGAGACACCTTCTTGCACCACTTTAGCAGCAGCAAGAGGTACAAGAAGACTGCTTTCAGCCTGTTCGAGGTAAAGCAATCAGGTGATGAGTCTCTTCGGGCGTACATTCGCAGGTTCAATAAAGCATCCCTGGAGGTGCCGGCTTGTTCTCCTGGGACCAAAACTACAGCGTTCACGCAGGGACTCAGGGAAGGAGATTTTTTCAGATCCCTGGTGAAGAAGCAGCCCGGGAATTTTGAAGATCTGCTGTCCCGAGCAAAAAAGTACATAAACATGGAGGAAGCACAGCGACAGAAAAGGGAGTCCACCCGCAGAGAAAGAAGTGACCGCGTTGGGAAAGTTGATGACAACGCCCGTGGAAATAATCTCGGGCGTTTCTCTCGATACGCCCCCATGAAGCCGCACCGTGGGGAAGGAGTCCATCTTTGCGACGGTGATCGGGGAGTCAAACTATACCGGTCACCTCCAAGCCTGCCACACACTCCCAAGATGTGCTCCTATCATGGAAAGTGTGCTCACAGCACGAGTGAATGCCGGAGATTGAAGCGGGCCCCTTCCCAGTCGGGCCCTGGTGATCAGGAGCAATTAACAAAGAAATCCCGGGGACCACCGTGGGTAAAAAGAGAGGCAGGGTATAGGCCGGGGGACAGAGGCCCGGTCAGACAAGAGAGGAAAGATAACGCCGGTCAAACATCTCAAAGCCAGGGAAATAAAGACGGAGGAAGGTCACCAACCCTCGGGGTGATCAAAATGATCTCGGGAGGATCAACAGATGGAGACTCCAACCGAGCCCGGAAAGCGCATTCCCGGCACGAGAGTTTTGGAGTGGATGATGCAGTAAGGGGTGAGGGGGCGGTTATAAGTTTTGGCCCTCGGGATCTTcagggagtcagcctcccaCACAATGACGCTTTGGTCATCCAGGCAAAAGTGGCGAATTACGATATTCGCCGGGTTTTCGTCGATTCTGGAAGCTCGGTGAACATTATTTTTCAGGAGGCCTTGGACCAGCTGAATTTGGAGGATTATCAGTTGCGGCCAGTGGAAACAGCCTTATTCGGATTTTCGGGCCACACTGTCTATCCTCGAGGGGAAATCACTCTGCCCCTCACAATGGGAGCCGAGGAGCTCAGAAAGACGATGATGACACTTTTCACCGTGGTAAATGCCCCTACCTCTTATAATATCATTTTGGGCAGGCCAGCTATGAACGCCCTTCGGGCCGTGGCCTCGACTTACCACCAGAAGCTAAAGTTCCCGGTGGGGAACAGAATTGGAGAAGTAAGGGGGACCAGCCATCCTCCCGCAAGTGCTATGCAGAAACTGTCAAGATCGAAAATAAAAGAGCCCGACGAGATGGAGAAAGCGGGAGGTCAGGGAAGGAGGAAGTGCATTCTATCCAACAGGTGCACATGGTGGAAGGTGATGAGCAGGAGGAAGTAG